A window of Ranitomeya variabilis isolate aRanVar5 chromosome 2, aRanVar5.hap1, whole genome shotgun sequence contains these coding sequences:
- the LOC143806896 gene encoding cathepsin D-like produces the protein MDVPVVWALLLCILLHDGSALVRIPLTKFTSIRRTLSEASGEVEKLIASEGYKKYYSGFPPNGGPTPETLKNYLDAQYYGEIGIGTPPQIFTVVFDTGSSNLWVPSVHCSFLDIACLLHHKYDSSKSSSYVKNGTEFSIQYGSGSLSGYLSQDTLTIGNLAVKGQLFGEAIKQPGITFIAAKFDGILGMAYPRISVDGVTPVFDNMMQQKLVEQNIFSFYLNRNPESQPGGELLLGGTDPKYYTGDFNYVNITRKAYWEIHMDQLSVGDQLTLCKGGCAAIVDTGTSLITGPKEEVVALQKAIGAIPLTQGEYMVQCEKVSSLPVISLRLGGQEYTLTGEQYTLKVTQGSHKICLSGFMGLDIPPPAGPLWILGDVFIGQYYTVFDRSNDRVGFAKAK, from the exons ATGGACGTGCCAGTAGTGTGGGCTCTTCTGCTCTGCATCCTGCTCCACGATGGATCAGCGCTCGTCAG GATACCATTAACGAAGTTCACCTCCATCCGTCGGACGTTATCTGAAGCTTCTGGGGAAGTGGAAAAACTAATTGCAAGTGAAGGATACAAAAAATATTACTCTGGATTTCCACCAAATGGAGGTCCTACACCAGAGACGCTGAAGAACTATTTGGAT GCTCAGTATTATGGAGAAATTGGGATCGGGACCCCTCCACAGATATTCACTGTGGTATTTGACACCGGCTCCTCTAATCTCTGGGTACCATCCGTACACTGCTCCTTTCTGGATATTGCTTGCT TACTACACCACAAGTACGATTCGTCCAAATCTTCCAGCTATGTAAAGAATGGCACCGAGTTCTCTATCCAGTATGGCAGCGGCAGTCTGTCTGGGTACCTGAGTCAGGACACACTGACG ATTGGTAACCTGGCAGTGAAAGGACAACTTTTTGGGGAAGCCATCAAACAGCCCGGAATAACCTTTATAGCAGCCAAGTTTGATGGTATTTTGGGAATGGCTTACCCACGAATCTCTGTGGATGGGGTCACTCCTGTTTTTGACAACATGATGCAGCAGAAGCTCGTGGAGCAGaatattttctccttttacctgAACAG GAACCCAGAATCACAACCTGGTGGTGAGCTCTTACTGGGTGGCACCGACCCTAAGTATTATACAGGAGACTTTAATTACGTGAATATCACCCGTAAGGCATACTGGGAAATTCACATGGACCA ATTGAGTGTCGGGGATCAACTCACACTTTGTAAAGGTGGCTGTGCAGCTATTGTAGACACAGGGACCTCACTGATCACCGGCCCAAAGGAAGAAGTGGTTGCCCTGCAGAAAGCTATTGGAGCCATCCCATTAACTCAAGGAGAG TACATGGTGCAGTGTGAAAAGGTCTCCTCATTACCTGTCATCTCTCTGAGGCTTGGAGGGCAAGAGTACACCCTGACAGGAGAACAGTACACACTGAAG GTGACTCAAGGAAGCCATAAAATCTGTCTGAGTGGCTTCATGGGTCTTGATATCCCTCCTCCGGCTGGACCCCTCTGGATACTTGGAGACGTCTTCATTGGCCAATATTATACTGTATTTGATCGCTCTAATGAC